The Lolium perenne isolate Kyuss_39 chromosome 6, Kyuss_2.0, whole genome shotgun sequence genome segment attgtccgccaagaccctttccaaagatgactttaaaatccttgaccatatcaaatacatcagcaccagtacatttcgcaggcttcggccggtgatctgccttgccgttgaaatgcttgcctttctttcttaagtTATGATGTcggggaagaaatcgacgatgccccaggtacacgttcttcttacaattacccaaatatatactttcagtctcatgtaagcagtgcgtgcgtgcattgtatcccttatttgtctgccccagaaggttactaagagcaggccaatcattgatggttacgaaaagcaatgctcgtaggtcaaattcctcttctttgtgctcatcccacacacgtacaccaggtctgccccacaactgtaaaagtttatcaactaatgggtttaggtacacatcgatgtcgttgccgggttgctttggaccttggatgagcactggcatcataatgaacttccgcttcatgcacaaccaaggaggaaggttgtagatgcatagagtcacgggccaggtgctatggctggagctctgctcgccaaaaggattcatgccatctgtacttagaccaaatcttatgttccttgcgtcagctgcgagctctttgaactctctgtcgatctttctcccttccgttccatcagcggggtgtctcaactccccgtccgacttacggtcctctttgtgccatcgcaacaacttggcatgctctttgttcatgaacagacgtttcaaccgtggtattataggagcataccacatcaccttggcgggaaccctcttcctgggtttctcgccctcaacatcgtcaccagggtcatctcctctgctcttataacgcaatgcagtgcataccgggcattcattcaaattctcgtattcaccgcggtagaggatgcagtcgttaatgcatgcatgtatcttctgaacctctaaacctagagggcagacaaccttctttgcttcgtacgtactggcgggcaactcgttattctttggaaacatattcttcaacattttcagcaacttttcaaatcttgagtcagctacaccttcttgtgtcttccatttcagcaaatccagtgtgcagcccagctttttcagaccattatcgcatcctgggtacaacgactttttgtgatcctctaacatgcgatccaaattctccctctccttttcagttttgcagcgtctccgtgcatcaggaatggtccgaccaagatcatcagcgggctcatcacgtgcctcttcttcaccttccccttcaccttccccttctgcttcccctccttcagcatcctccatgaaagtatcaccgaaatgatcaggatagttgtcatcgatatcatccccttcttcatcttcttccattctaacccctctttctccatgcttggtccaacaattatagcttggcatgaaaccgtgccgaatcaGGTGCACGTGAAcgactcttgaggaagagtaacccttctgattcttacagtcagcacatggacatataacaaccccccccccccccgcttgttcgcattagccactgcgAGGAAATCATTCAAACCCGTAAAGAACTCGcccgagagtcggttaccgtacatccattgccgattcatctgcattattattatataaagtatataattaaccatcatgcatttgttaaactaactagctagaaataataaaaattaaacaatgaactacacacatgcatattttatcaatgatacatgaaaggttcaagttgctaaccgtgaTCGAGgaagaaaaataaatgagaaatcttaagtgtggctcggacacttcatatcatgtttgtttcatgctctcgcgcatttcatcgaacatcttgtgtgcataagaggatccAGGCCAAACCCACCACCCCTTGTGAATAGAAGTGGCACACCAAGTTGCTAAGTGAAGTGTGCTAAAGTGCATTTATAGgggtgggcctttagtcccggttggcctggccaactgaggacctttagtcgcggttggccaggccaaccgggactaaagcccctcccttcCACCAGCTGTCGACCGAGCCCGCTGGGCCCAGATCTTCGGTCGCGGTtcacctcccgaaccgcgactaaagaccccattagtcgcggttcggacATTTTGGGGACTAAAGGGGTCGTAtggaagcccctttttctaccagtggtcgCTACCTGCTATGTTCTTGtacgagagagagaaagagaaaagaTGAGAATGCGGTAGCTACTATTATTTGTGTATCAAGAGACAGAGAGATGCAATGAAAAAGATGAGGACATAATGAAGCTACGCAACTAGTAGATTGTGGAAAAGGTGCAAACCTGATGCGCGGAATCTAGCACTGCCACCCAAAAAAGGTCACAACTATTTTTAGACCGTTACGAGCTAAGCACATTAACGACACTTAGCTTGTAAAGGTACCGACATGTCTAATAGTGTAACTGAGCCATACTAATAAAACTATAATATAGGGAGGTTTGACTAGTGTGAATCCCAAAGTAATAGATTGAACGGCTAGGAGGGGGTATGTAGCTACCCTCTAAGATAGGAGATAAttttcgatatatatatatatatatatatatatatatatatatatatatatatatatatatatatatatatcgacgcggatttGCTACCATGGTGGCTAGCTATGCACCCACCATTAGCCATTGGATATAGTGTGCAAGAAAATCAATGGATCAAGATTCCTATGTCTACAAGTGGAGTGAGCTAACGGTAAGATTCATGGGCGTTACAGCCTTTAGCTTGCTGGCCAAAATTCTACAAGTGGAAAGTTGTATTCTACAATGTAGAATCTGAGCAGAAATTGAAGTGTAATTTCGACTGCAGTACAGAAATAAATACATTTGATAATACACATGAGTTCTACATTTGTTTCTACTCTTTAGTTTCCATAACTAATCTTTGCAAGCTGCCAGGTTTGCAAGCTGTACCAAGGAAACTGCAATAGCAACATGCATGGTATTCCAGTTGAAATTTCGTTCCAAACTACAAATCCAACTAGCGTTCGTTTTGGCATCCATTTTGACATTATGTGTAGGGTTGTCTAGCGTGCTGGCCGAATTGCAAAGCTGTATTCTACAATGTAGAATCTGAGCAAATAAGTGAAGTTCAACTTCAACTGTAGTACAATATAAATACGGTTGATAATACACATGATTTCTACATTTGTTTCTACACTCTCAGTGAGGATGGGCTCTTTAGCTTGCATAGCTACTGTTGCATGTAGAACGCGTTTGAAACTACGGTTCTCACTGCATCCATTTTGACATGCCTACTTGCTCCCTTCCTTTGTACCGCACGTATTACAGATGGAATAGATAAGATAGTCCCACATGTGTATGGGCATTTCAAATTGCAACTGAAACGGCAGTTCTACTGGATGTTTCGTTGGCACGTGGTACATATCATGTGTTCTTAGTGTTCTCTAGATATGTATTCTCTTAAAAGCAAAGATCTGGCAATAGAAAAAGAAGTGCTATATTTTTTTGTTCTGCCGATGTTATGATGAACTAACATGTGTTTTACAGAGGAAAAGAACTGATGGATCGTCCAATATATTTGTTTCGGATCAAAATTAGACACCATGCAAAATCTTTAGCAACTGAGACTAAATACATTACATGAGCACAACCTTTGAAATACAGTACATGAGGTGATACCCGGGACAATCCCCGACATCGTGTTGGCTCTCTAGAACGAGGGAGGCGATGGAGTCCATGGCCTTTGGCCTGGAGTCCCCGGCGTCGTAGTACATGACTTTGAGCCGGCCGTGGCACGCCACCGCGAGGTCGACTGAAACAGCAATCTGGGCCTTGTCGGTCACATTGTAGCTGGCGTAAAAGGCATCCTATCCGAGCTCGGCGGTGACGGCGCAGCCAAGGTCATCCTGGATGTCGGCGATGATCACCTTGGCACCATTCCTAACAAAATACACGGCGGTCGCCTTGACGATGCCGTTGGCGGCGCCTGTGATCGCGGCAAACCTTTGGAGTTGGAGGCCGTAGAGTAGCCATCGCGGTACTAGCTGACGAAGTCAATCATTGCTGCCGGCGTATCCCCGCTCATCTTCTTCCTGTACACACACATGCACGCACGTGAAAATTCAAATATGAGAGAAAACATTATGCTAAATTAAGTGCTTATTTGTAATACAAGAAAACGCGCAAGGCCTAGATCCACTTTCTTCTTGAGAATGCACCGTGCCTGAGCATAATCTGCATCTGCGCTGTGCGGAATATTTCCGTCAAGGTAAAAGAATACGATGATGATATAACTAAGATATTTGATGGCCATGAGGTGGTCTTATTCTGTCACGAAGAAGACTCTAAACCACTATTCCATGGCTCTGCTTGCAACTCATATGCTAGTCGTTGCATTTTCTTCTCCATGCCAGACTGAGCAGTTTCATAGAACGGCAAAGTGTATTGCAAAGTGTATTGCAAAGTGTTCGATAACCGAACACTATGTGTATTGCAAAGTGTATTGCATGTAATTGTGtggattcaaaatttgaaaagtgtGCTCCTGGACAGCTATGTGGGAGACAACGTTATCTTGATCCGTTTGCAAGTTGTGCTCTCAAGTGTACATCTAGTATCATATGCAGTATATCGGACGGCTGCTGGGGCGTGCACAGCTAGCCACCATGGTAGCCCACTAttttggatatatatatatatatatatatatatatatatatatatatacatatgatAAATACTTCCTACTCTTAGGTGTAACTACACCCACATCTAATATACTACCATGCAGAAGTATATACAATACTTTATCGGTTTGAGTATGTTCCtacactatatctaagatactCCAAACCAAGTTTAGTGGAAAAAATTCAAGTGAACCGTGCACATGCACGCGGTGGATGAATCAGCATGAAGGCAGGGACTGATGTTGATGTGACCAGCACTGCCCTGATGACGACACGAGCGCAGTACTACCCGAACTGCTGTCTCACCGGCAACCACTCACGTCTCATACATATTGTGTTGTGATGACAACGCATTGCACATTGGCTAATTTCTAATATCACGTCCTTGTCCATGTCCGTTGGATCCACATAAACGGTTACTGGAAACTCGTCAATTTGGTGTTTTTGCGTTACCGACACGAATTCTAGCTAGGTCAGGGTGATCCTACTAAGAAGGGTATCTCTGGCGAGGAGACCCATTTTGGACACAAAATAGGTCTAGGTGATCCTGCTAAGATTAGGGTCCACATCTCTAGCGAGGAGACCCAGTCGACCGAAGGCGCCATAGCGGCGGGTGGAGACGAGAgagaaggaggagaggagagagagAATAAAGTGGAGGGTAGGTGGGCTTTGTCTGGCTACTATGTGGGCCAGATTCATGTGGAGGCGGACAGGAGCATACCACAGACCGGTCCGCTTTGACACAAATTCACCGCAGATTTGTTCTGGAAATGGGCCGTGATGCCCTAACAGAAGAGGAAACTTGAATGCGTCCATGGTTTACATGCATGCATTATTGTGGAGCACACAGAACATTAAGATGGAAAAAAGTCAGCTGCAATATACTACATAGGATTCCAGCACATCTTTGCCGCCGCTAGCTAGGAAAAGTCGATCGAATCCTCAGCCGGTCTGGTCTCACAGGCCAGTGATTGCCTCGATCGGCAAGGCAGAAACATATAGTACTCTACTAGTATTGCTTTTGACGAGAAAGCTTAGCCTgattacatatatatatatatatacacacacattACATACACCCCGTCTCGAAGGAAGATTCATGGCGCAGGGGCGGAGCGGCACCTCTGGAGGTTGTGCGCCGGCAACGCCAAACGAACCTACATTTCATCGATCCGTACGTGCAAACAAAACATTTATGCGACCATTAGATTTAGTAATAATTGATGATTTGTTTGCAAATAAGATCTCTCAacaaaataagatatagagaaggTATACATGGAGGTCCTGCTGGCGCTTGATGAGCATGCGGTTGTCCCGCCTTAGCTGCTCCAGCTCCAGCTCCAGCTCCTTGGTGTAGGCATGCTTCCGCGCCCGCGACCGCGCCGCCGACGCCCGCTGATTGATCATCCGTCGCTGCCGCAGCTCACTGCCCCTATTGTTGGTGTCGGGGAAGGAGAAGGCGGAGGGGTTGGAGCCCGCGTGGCCCAGGTAGGTGAACTCGAGGGTGAGCGCCGtgtggggaggcggcggcggcggcggcggcggctcgtggGGCGCGGCGAGGTAGTCCTGGATGTAGGCGGCGTGGCCACGGtaggcggcggcgggggagtaGTCCATCCACATCTCCTCCATCTCGATCAAAGCTCCACTCCACTCGATTGATCCTATTCTTAATTACCTCTAGTAGTGTGCGACGGCTCAGCTCACAcgcgcagcagagaagcaagcacgcgCAAAACACACATCACTCTATAGTACGTAGTATATAGTATAGCCGTCCTTCCTGTACAGTCCTTCACCCCATTCCATAAGTCGTGTAACTCTTGGTTATTCTTTTCACATATATAAATGAGGTGGCATGGGAGGGTACTAGCTACTGCCAGGGGTAGATGTACCTGCCTAGCCACCTTTGCTTGCTCTCATCTCTATACCCCCacccacacacacactctctccctGAGCTCTTGCCCATGTGCTGGCTGGCAACTGGCGAGTCTTTTCGTGGTCTTGATTAAATTTCATGATATGATGGCAAGCTCCAGTTGGTCGGACTAAAAATCACCAGTAAAATAGTACAACACAGATGCACTAATGTTGATGTGGCAGGGGGTTTGTAGTACTATGTGATCACTGCCTTGAAGACGTGTGCCTGCCACCAGGATGACATGCATCTTTTCTattctattatatattaaaaacAAAATAAGAGTCTAAAATAGAGACGCTACATTGATTCACATCATTAGAATTATTTTAACTGTTAGATTTGTAATTTTAATGGTCATGATTGAAAGAGTCTACGTAACATGTAGGAGCATATATTTTTTGACATATAAGATGTGTCATATTTGACACGTACATGCCACCGCCCGtacgaaagaaaaaaaagagtccGGAAGCATTACATACCTATACATGATTAGTTGTATTAGTCTTTTTCCACACACCAGGAGTCCACCGGCCGTACTACTCCATGCCAAAATTTACGTAAAGACTAACTGATCTCCAACTCAAATGCATCCGTGCACTTGATGAATTTAAATATTCTTTTTCACCTCCAAACCGTAGTGTGTTGATTAGCTGAATCCACACGTGAATGTTGTTTGCTTATCAAGAGATGGAGTGTATGCCTATCAACTGGTTGCGAGAAAAATACATGCATGGGCCGGTTTGAGGTCAATTAGTACCCTCCGACCGTGTGTTAATAGAATTTGGCACGCATGAAATACAAAAAGGTTTTTTGGCCTATGTAGGCACACAACTATAGTAATTAAATAATCTGTAAAATAATACTCTCTTCGTGTGAAAAAAGGATGTcgcaaatttgtctaaatttgtaTGTAATTCCTCCGTCCTCCAATAAGTATACGTTTGGACATGTTTTAAAtcaaactttattaactttaACCAACTTCCTAGAAAAACGTAGCAGCATTTATGACACTTAATTCATATCCTAGATTCAGACATGTAGTTCAATAATATAATAATTTGATATCACATACGTTGCTATTTttgtctaaaattttggtcaaatttaAAAATGTTTGACTTACAAAAAAGGAAAACATACAATTATTcacggacggagggagtatcaagaCATTATTTAATGTATATATACATCCAAATGTAGACAAATCTACGACATCTTTttgaaacagagggagtataaATTTTCAAGAAAAATAGTTAGAGAACAATTCTCATATATAACTAGGAGTTAGAACATACGAGTAAATAATGATATACTACTAGGCTTGACTACATATGACTGCACAATAATTATCGATATATATCTCAAACGCGTTAAAATTATGAAATGCATTTCTTTTTCTGATCCACTGCTTGATAGAGTATTAGGTAAACCCAAATTATGCACCATATATAAGAAACATGTGGCATCCACTTTTCAGGCACCACATTAGTCCATGTTATCTAAATTAGTCCGATTTCCTCGATCGCTCGgatgtgctcataggggtagggtgtgcgtgtgtgtgttcatAGGGTGAGTGTATTATGTATTGTGAGCATATGTGTCTGTATTGTGTTTTGAAAAAAAAAGTTGTTGCTATGATTTAATCAAAGAATTAAAGTCCTATAATATATGGAGTTGTGTGTCAAGGTAATATACCTTGTAGTTTCAAAGTACGTAAATAAAAGAGGAAAATTCTCATATATAACTAGGAGTTAGAACATACGAGTAAATAATGATATACTACTAGGCTTGACTACATATGACTGCAGAATAATTATCGATATATATCTTCAACGCGTTAAAATTATGAAATGCATTTCTTTTTCTGATCCACTGCTTGATAGAGTATTAGGTAAACCCAAATTATGCACCATATATAAGAAACATGTGGCATCCACTTTTTAGGCACCACATTAGTCCACGTTATCTAAATTAGTCCGATTTCCTCGATCGCTCGgatgtgctcataggggtagggtgtgcgtgtgtgtgttcatAGGGTGAGTGTATTATGTATTTGTGAGCGTATGTGTTTGTgttgtgtttcaaaaaaaaagttgttGTTATGATTTAATCAAAGAATTAAAGTCCTATAATATATGGAGTTGTGTGTCAAGGTAATATACTGTGTAGTTTCAAAGTACGTAAATAAAAGAGGAACATAGAGGCAGAGATTACTGCGACTAATAGTATCAGCCAACTCCATCTAACTAGCAAGCATAACCATGTGTGACCTCGATAACATATCTCGGCAAAAGTAAATCCGAGCCAAGGCCAACATGTGTTCATTGTTGACATGTTAATCGACATGGTATATTTGTGTGAAGACATAATTACAAAGAGCAACCACGCCATGACTTGACAATGTTGCACTGCAAATATTGAATTCAGTACATACAACCAAAATGCATGCAACGCCAGATATAAGTGTACATTTATTTATTTGTTTATGTGTCAATGAGTTGAGTATAGAAAAATTGAGATGTATCAATGAGTAGAGTATACATGCAAGGCCAGCTATCAATATACAAAGATGTACCACCACCGATTTTTGCCATAATTGTACCTAAACCAATCACAACAGATAGAACTGCATCGATGCACTTAAATGCATCACAATCAATATAACTTCATTCTTGTACTCCGTAGAACATTATTGTTTAATGAAACAAACACCATTAACGATATTTACGGAGAAAGTTATAGTTACTTACCTTAATATATATGGTGGATATAGAACTAATTAGTTATTTTCATAATAATAAGTTGTGATTGTGTGATATGAGTATATATGAAACCTAATCTCTTAGTTCTCGAACAATTACATAAAAATATAtacgatgccctcgcatttgcgagggccactgtgctagtttGTCATAACAACACAATTTACGTGATAAGAGCATCTCGAGCAGTCTCACAAAAAATCACTCCCAGAAAAATGTTTTTGTGAGAGGAGGGAGaaggttttgattttttttttttgcctcttCTCTTATAGTCACCTAAAATCCCATTCCCTAATTTTTTTTACAATACACTGACATGTGGATACGTCAATCACCATCCTTCCTCCTCAAACTCTTTCTCCCTCGATTCCTCTCTCTCGCCAAGCCTGTAGGTCACGCGCGCACCGAAACGAGGGAGCGGGCGGCAACGCTTGCCGGTGGGGGCATCGGCGGCCGAGATCGGGGGACCAGCGCGGGGATCTCCGCCGAGGCGGGGTGTGGCACGGACTTTGCGGGATAACCCGTTTTCATCAACCGAGAACGAGCAACCGGCGACGCGGGGATCTCCGCCGAGGTGTGGTAGGCGCCCACGACCGCCGGCCAGGACTGTGAACGGTGTTGGGTAGTAGCAAGAGTGAGCGCGGGGGTGGTTCGACTCCTCCGCTTCCCCAGCGGAGTCGCCAAAAAGTGTGTTTCCACACAAACACTTCACCGTGTACCCTCGACGCCAGGGGTTATGCACCGCAACGCATGTCGAAGGAGACCCGATCGGAAGCACGATACACAAGACATCCGGCGGGCGCCTTTGTATTCCCGAAAGGTTGCTTGCCTGGGAGGGACCCAGTCAGGGCTCGGCCCCTGAAGCATGCACCAGCGACGTTTGTTTATTTTGCCTATCACCGGTATGCGCTGCGGAGACCATCCAGTGTACTATCGTTGATGGATTTTCCTTTGGCTGTCACGGGTATAGATTGGTATAGATTACCAACGGCAGACTTATTTTTTCGCACCACCAACTGGCGAGTCTTTTCGTGGCCTTGATTAAATTTCATGATATGATGGCAAAGCTCCGGTTGGTCGAACTGAAACGAAGATGCATGTGGTCGATGAATCACTAGCACAGCAATCCAACATAGATGCACTGATGTTGACGTGGCAGCAGGCTTTGTACGTAATCACAGCCCTGATGACGTGTGCCTGCCACCGGAGCAGGAGGACCATGTGTCAACCTCGGGATGGATCCAACTTGCAAGTGTCATAGGACCAAATCGCGGGATTGGACGGGGCACGTCGTCGCTGCCGGACATTGGAACGACGGGGCAGCACACAGGAGCGGTGAGCTCGATGCAGGGGATGGGGGTGGCGCGGTGGGCGTCGTCGGCTGCCTATGGCGCGCAGGACGAACGGAGGCAGGGGAGGGCTGTTAGGTTTTGAGGTCTACCCCTTATTCCTCTGCATTTATCTGTTATGCCGCTCACAATTCGCATATCTGAGACTAAGGGGTAGGACCTTCTTATACTGTCTTTACAAAGAGTCAACCTCTTATATAGATAAGATTCTTGGTCTTTGAAACTAGTTTCCGGGATAGAGTCCAGATCAAACTACCAAGATCAAACTACCAACCACGATATAATTTGTCTGTTAACGGATTCTACCCGTTGAGTCCCTGGAACACGCAATTATGAGCAATGCGCCATGATCATGTCTAAATTCCATTAATCATGCAGGTGGCTATTAGGGCTGTAATCTAACCATGACCTGGTTCCTTCCAATTATCAACGTACCCGGGCAGTCTTTCCAATATATACACAATATATTGTATTTCATTGATATTTGATAATCGACCAGCTTCCTTAGGCAAAACTGTGCACTAAGTATATTCCAGCAAGTATATTTAATTCCACGCCAAATACATGTATATTTCCAAAATGAGGTATTCCAAATATTAAATAAGTCCAAATAATTTTGAATACAGTTGCAGGACATAATTCCAACATTTTCCACTTGTTCAAAACGATCATTCAAATATTAGTAAACCCATAGTATTAACATGCTTACCAAATACCTCATGACTAAGAAGCTTAGTCAAGGGACCAGCACTCATAGTAATACTAGGTAGAAAATCTAAAGAAATATATGTTGAAGTCTTCCCTCGATATGTTTGCTTGCTGTGACACTAAAGATCTCTAAAGACCTTAATTTCCGCTAGAATATTCCAGCGTAGTCATCTTTGGCACCTCGATTTTTATTCCACGAATGAAATTCCGACTTCATTGGCACCTCAAGTATTACTTCCTCGAGTAAAATTCCGCATCAATTATTCCCCATCACATAACATCAATATTATGAATAATTCCACATTGAGTTAAGTATATGATAACTATGTTGAATAAAGATTGTAAGCCACTTAAATATCCAATGCATTCATTAAATGAAGTTCCATATGTTTTAAAATAACTCCTGACTTTAATCAGTGAACCTGCACCATATTAGtatcaaaaaaattcaaatatatgtacctGTAGTTATTTCACGCCACATGAATACAATAATAATTCCCTCAATGTATATACATTTCCAAGAAATTCCAGATCAAGTGACAAGTGATAGGTTGTGATACACTTTCCACAAACTTGATGCGTGAGATTCCCTTAACCACATGTTTTTCTTTCCACTGCTTGAATGCAGCAATGAATTCCAGAAGCTAAGGTATTATTATTATATAGTGATAATACATAAAAGTTCCAATaccattttttccttttttctcatGAGTTTAACACAATTCAATTCCTCACTGAGTACAATTCCCTTTCATACGAAAGTTAGAATATAACCAAGCTTTCAATTCCATCAATGTGAATTTATcatttcaaacaaaacaaaatatcaTTAGCATATATAATATAATGCAAAATAGTTTACACTTACCTTTATAGATGATCATCTTCCTTCATCTAGAAAATCATATGAAATGCTATTCCATGATGTGAAGCTTGTTGCGAGACAATAAATTAATATATTCAATTAGAAAACCATCTTTATTTCCTCTTCCCTTAAATTCCAGGAAAAGAGTTTCCACAAAGTTTGCTTTCCTTTGTGCAAGGAATTGAATAACATGAGTAGCAATATAATATTCCATTGAGCTAAATTTCCTTGCAAAATAAAAATTCCATGTACAAACAATGGGCTTGCGGTTGTTTGGTAAGGTATTAAGTTCTCAAACGGTCTTCTTCCTCATTAAGTTTATTTTTTCCAGCATTTCTTCCACCCATAACCAACATTAATGGAAAATTTAAGCCTTCTTAACAGACTTTAGTTATTCCTCTAAATTTTAGAGTGACTTCCCCAAACACCACATAACTATTATCCAAACATGATATTCCAAATAATTCCTCCCACTTACACAAAATTATTGTATTACTACTTTCCACCAGTTTTCCTTTTCGGGATAAAAAAAATGATACCATTTGATCCACTAGAGTAATCAAGAGAAgaaccaagtgtaatttcctccaTTCGACCATGGAGTATAGGCCATAATACTGATAAGGATCAACGTGATCCAATAGGGTTTTTGGCCCAATCTTTCATGACAATCAAGGTAGATGGTAGATAACTTCGGTCGTTAAGCAGATTAGATCTACTCCACGAACCACAAACAGATCCTTAAGAATCAGCAAGCAAAACAAACGATATTGGTGGC includes the following:
- the LOC127310919 gene encoding protein FD; translated protein: MEEMWMDYSPAAAYRGHAAYIQDYLAAPHEPPPPPPPPPHTALTLEFTYLGHAGSNPSAFSFPDTNNRGSELRQRRMINQRASAARSRARKHAYTKELELELEQLRRDNRMLIKRQQDLHVRLALPAHNLQRCRSAPAP